One Setaria viridis chromosome 5, Setaria_viridis_v4.0, whole genome shotgun sequence genomic region harbors:
- the LOC117858944 gene encoding monothiol glutaredoxin-S2: MQAVGIRRGLTIDPAGEEEAPAARVGRLVRESPVVIFARRGCYMAHVMKRLLAAVGAHATVIELDAGAADELAAAAAEAGRGAVPALFVGGAPVGGLEGLMDLHLSGRLVPRLREVGALCA; this comes from the coding sequence ATGCAGGCGGTGGGCATCCGGAGGGGGCTGACCATCGACCctgcgggggaggaggaggcccccGCGGCGCGGGTGGGGCGCCTGGTCCGCGAGAGCCCCGTGGTGATCTTCGCGCGGCGCGGGTGCTACATGGCGCACGTGATGaagcgcctcctcgccgccgtgggCGCGCACGCCACCGTCATCGAGCTGGACGCCGGCGCGGCCGAcgagctcgcggcggcggccgccgaggccGGGCGCGGCGCCGTCCCGGCGCTCTTCGTGGGCGGCGCCCCCGTCGGCGGGCTCGAGGGGCTCATGGACCTACACCTCAGCGGCCGTCTCGTGCCCCGGCTCAGGGAGGTCGGCGCCCTCTGCGCCTAG